The Canis lupus familiaris isolate Mischka breed German Shepherd chromosome 27, alternate assembly UU_Cfam_GSD_1.0, whole genome shotgun sequence genome window below encodes:
- the LOC111092907 gene encoding teratocarcinoma-derived growth factor 1-like codes for MDLRKMECFCCRVILIMAISKAFELELVAGKELNKTCCLNGRTCMLGSFCACPPALSFYGCNCEHDSLEENCESVPHDTWLPKRCSMCKCWRGWLHCFRQTFLPECDGHVIDEHFLVSRTPELTLSLGTTFLLAGICLALQSYC; via the coding sequence ATGGACCTCAGAAAGATGGAGTGCTTCTGTTGCAGGGTGATTTTGATTATGGCCATTTCCAAAGCATTTGAATTGGAATTAGTTGCTGGTAAGGAGTTAAACAAAACTTGCTGCCTGAATGGGAGAACCTGCATGCTGGGATCCTTCTGTGCCTGCCCCCCCGCCCTGTCCTTTTATGGTTGCAACTGTGAGCACGATTCTCTAGAAGAGAACTGTGAGTCTGTGCCCCATGACACTTGGCTGCCCAAGAGATGTTCCATGTGTAAATGCTGGCGCGGCTGGCTGCACTGCTTTCGGCAGACATTTCTACCAGAGTGTGATGGCCACGTGATAGATGAGCATTTCCTGGtttccaggactccagaattaACACTGTCTTTGGGCACCACTTTTTTGCTAGCTGGCATCTGCCTTGCTCTACAAAGTTACTGTTAG